Proteins encoded in a region of the Myxococcales bacterium genome:
- a CDS encoding glycosyltransferase encodes MLNNALAILLQALGAVLFFNRFIAGVALRFLKKQAFDEADYGYQPTVTVVVPMYNEGAEIRRTLGSLLELAYPTDKLDIVVIDDCSSDDSFAHASAVAATSGGRLRVLRNKHNLGKRRSINRAVLASRSRDHRLGRLRRRGRARRGPRARGPVRPARHRRGRRLGRRPQQG; translated from the coding sequence GTGCTGAACAACGCCCTGGCGATCCTGCTGCAAGCGCTCGGCGCGGTCCTGTTCTTCAACCGGTTCATCGCCGGCGTCGCGCTGCGCTTCCTCAAGAAGCAGGCGTTCGACGAGGCCGACTACGGCTACCAGCCCACGGTCACGGTCGTCGTGCCGATGTACAACGAGGGCGCCGAGATCCGGCGGACCCTGGGCAGCCTGCTCGAGCTGGCCTACCCGACCGACAAGCTCGACATCGTCGTCATCGACGACTGCTCGTCCGACGACAGCTTCGCCCACGCCAGCGCCGTCGCGGCGACCAGCGGCGGCCGGCTGCGGGTGCTGCGCAACAAGCACAACCTCGGCAAGCGCCGCTCGATCAACCGCGCGGTGCTGGCGTCGCGGTCGCGAGATCATCGTCTCGGTCGACTCCGACGTCGTGGTCGCGCACGACGCGGTCCGCGAGCTCGTGGCCCGGTTCGTCCGGCCCGACATCGCCGCGGTCGGCGGCTGGGTCGACGTCCGCAACAAGGGTGA
- a CDS encoding bifunctional (p)ppGpp synthetase/guanosine-3',5'-bis(diphosphate) 3'-pyrophosphohydrolase → MEHRGELLQAIAFAAARHRDQRRKDAEASPYINHPIAVATALWHEGGVRDQLPLLAAILHDTIEDTATTAAELTAAFGAEVAAVVVEVTDDKSLPKARRKELQIEHAPHLSRAARLVKLADKLCNLRDIIASPPAAWSAERRAEYVGWTAEVVAGLRGVCPPLEDEFDAAQARWAALGGA, encoded by the coding sequence ATGGAGCACCGAGGGGAGCTGCTGCAGGCGATCGCGTTCGCGGCCGCGCGCCACCGCGACCAGCGCCGCAAGGACGCCGAGGCGTCGCCGTACATCAACCACCCGATCGCGGTCGCGACCGCGCTGTGGCACGAGGGCGGCGTGCGCGACCAGCTGCCGCTGCTCGCCGCGATCCTGCACGACACGATCGAGGACACCGCCACGACCGCGGCCGAGCTGACCGCGGCGTTCGGCGCCGAGGTCGCCGCGGTCGTGGTCGAGGTCACCGACGACAAGTCGCTGCCCAAGGCCCGCCGCAAGGAGCTGCAGATCGAGCACGCGCCGCACCTGTCGCGCGCAGCCCGCCTGGTCAAGCTGGCCGACAAGCTGTGCAACCTGCGCGACATCATCGCCAGCCCGCCAGCGGCGTGGTCGGCCGAGCGCCGCGCCGAGTACGTAGGCTGGACCGCGGAGGTCGTCGCCGGCCTGCGCGGGGTGTGCCCGCCGCTCGAGGACGAGTTCGACGCCGCCCAGGCCCGGTGGGCCGCGCTCGGCGGAGCGTAG
- a CDS encoding GNAT family N-acetyltransferase, protein MASLAPNPVVVPIIETARLRLRGHRKADLDACYALWSDPDVVRHIGGVASPKDAVWMRLVQYVGHWALNGYGYWLVEDRASGRFVGEVGVADFMREVDPPIDGVPEAGWVISPWAQNRGHATEALTAVLAWAHDHLDDPEIACLIDPANAPSLRVAAKADFREVAQTAWRGHPSVVLRRPARRAVAAP, encoded by the coding sequence ATGGCCAGCCTCGCGCCCAACCCTGTGGTGGTCCCGATCATCGAGACGGCGCGGCTGCGCCTGCGCGGCCACCGCAAGGCAGACCTCGACGCGTGCTACGCGCTGTGGAGCGACCCCGACGTCGTGCGCCACATCGGCGGGGTCGCGTCGCCGAAGGACGCGGTCTGGATGCGCCTGGTGCAGTACGTCGGCCACTGGGCGCTCAACGGCTACGGCTACTGGCTGGTCGAGGACCGGGCCTCGGGGCGGTTCGTCGGCGAGGTCGGCGTCGCCGACTTCATGCGCGAGGTCGATCCGCCGATCGACGGCGTGCCCGAGGCCGGCTGGGTGATCTCGCCGTGGGCCCAGAACCGCGGCCACGCCACCGAGGCGCTCACGGCGGTGCTGGCGTGGGCCCACGACCACCTCGACGATCCCGAGATCGCCTGCTTGATCGATCCGGCCAACGCGCCGTCGCTGCGGGTCGCGGCGAAGGCCGACTTCCGCGAGGTCGCGCAGACCGCCTGGCGCGGGCACCCCAGCGTCGTGCTGCGGCGCCCGGCGCGGCGTGCGGTCGCGGCGCCGTGA
- a CDS encoding glycosyltransferase, giving the protein MVAHDAVRELVARFVRPDIAAVGGWVDVRNKGDNWLTRMQTIKYFFSYHFLKNLEWAFRRVMCLSGCLTAYRREVLVELHPILEHREICGVPIKYGEDRFLTRQIVKAGYLTTMTLKAVCWTGAPTKLGDYFSQQLRWRRSNIVDYVGALSHVWRLNPVIAVHYFSLFAMLLAYPILLLTAIAKGKLFSMLLRQVIVTVIIGLGYWWKVRKLPIERVHPLWFVSIALVLPVIYAIMTPLALFTLDSGSWETRHHQEDESPEPEPEPRGRRDDAADELSDAVVSRPMLDAVTSSAVVSVSARAERPAA; this is encoded by the coding sequence GTGGTCGCGCACGACGCGGTCCGCGAGCTCGTGGCCCGGTTCGTCCGGCCCGACATCGCCGCGGTCGGCGGCTGGGTCGACGTCCGCAACAAGGGTGACAACTGGCTCACCCGGATGCAGACGATCAAGTACTTCTTCTCGTACCACTTCCTGAAGAACCTCGAGTGGGCGTTCCGGCGGGTCATGTGCCTGTCGGGCTGCCTGACCGCCTACCGGCGCGAGGTCCTGGTCGAGCTGCACCCGATCCTCGAGCACCGCGAGATCTGCGGCGTGCCGATCAAGTACGGCGAGGATCGGTTCCTGACCCGGCAGATCGTCAAGGCCGGCTACCTGACGACGATGACGCTCAAGGCGGTGTGCTGGACCGGCGCGCCGACCAAGCTCGGCGACTACTTCTCGCAGCAGCTGCGCTGGCGCCGCTCGAACATCGTCGACTACGTCGGCGCGCTGTCGCACGTGTGGCGCCTCAACCCGGTGATCGCGGTCCACTACTTCTCGCTGTTCGCGATGCTGCTGGCCTACCCGATCCTGCTCTTGACCGCGATCGCCAAGGGCAAGCTGTTCTCGATGCTGCTGCGCCAGGTGATCGTCACCGTCATCATCGGCCTGGGCTACTGGTGGAAGGTGCGCAAGCTGCCGATCGAGCGCGTCCACCCGCTGTGGTTCGTGTCGATCGCGCTGGTGCTACCGGTGATCTACGCGATCATGACGCCGCTGGCGCTGTTCACGCTCGACTCGGGCAGCTGGGAGACCCGCCACCACCAGGAGGACGAGTCGCCCGAGCCCGAGCCCGAGCCGCGCGGTCGCCGCGACGACGCCGCCGACGAGCTGTCGGACGCGGTCGTGTCGCGGCCGATGCTCGACGCGGTCACGTCGTCGGCGGTGGTGTCGGTGTCGGCCCGGGCCGAGCGCCCGGCCGCCTAG
- a CDS encoding nitroreductase family protein: protein MHASSPAHILRGAVACAIRAPSSHNTQPWRFRRRGEVLELWLDRTRHLEIVDPLRRQLVISCGCALYNARVAIRAEGFIDKVVLQPRPDEPDLVAELRLGLPREATNDDRDLVAAIPRRHTNRRPFLDRPVGAETAEVLAHASRAERTRMFRLSPQRKQEMAALVAECDRRRFADPAYRAQVGEWLVPGGRLRKDGIPFAEKEYGTSTWFGMKRALATPGLGEHVAALEGARVMGAPMVAVLATQADEDIDWIDCGQALEAVLLRATHLGLAAAFVDQLLEYEDLHEQVKAMIGTELIPQMVVRLGYTPPLERVAPRRDLADVFEEHD, encoded by the coding sequence ATGCACGCGAGCTCGCCTGCCCACATCCTCCGCGGCGCCGTGGCGTGCGCGATCCGGGCGCCCAGCTCTCACAACACCCAGCCGTGGCGCTTCCGGCGTCGCGGCGAGGTCCTCGAGCTGTGGCTCGACCGCACCCGGCACCTCGAGATCGTCGACCCGCTGCGTCGGCAGCTGGTGATCAGCTGCGGCTGCGCGCTCTACAACGCCCGGGTCGCGATCCGCGCCGAGGGGTTCATCGACAAGGTCGTGCTGCAGCCGCGGCCCGACGAGCCCGACCTCGTGGCGGAGCTGCGGCTGGGGCTGCCGCGCGAGGCCACCAACGACGACCGCGATCTCGTGGCCGCGATCCCGCGGCGCCACACCAACCGGCGGCCGTTCCTCGACCGCCCGGTCGGGGCCGAGACCGCCGAGGTGCTGGCGCACGCGTCCCGGGCCGAGCGCACGCGCATGTTCCGGCTCTCGCCCCAGCGCAAGCAAGAGATGGCCGCGCTCGTGGCCGAGTGCGATCGCCGTCGGTTCGCCGACCCGGCCTATCGGGCCCAGGTCGGCGAGTGGCTGGTGCCGGGCGGGCGCCTGCGCAAGGACGGCATCCCGTTCGCCGAGAAGGAGTACGGCACCTCGACGTGGTTCGGGATGAAGCGCGCGCTGGCGACGCCGGGCCTGGGCGAGCACGTGGCCGCGCTCGAGGGCGCGCGGGTCATGGGCGCGCCGATGGTCGCGGTGCTCGCGACCCAGGCCGACGAGGACATCGACTGGATCGACTGCGGCCAGGCGCTCGAGGCCGTGCTCCTGCGCGCGACCCACCTGGGCCTGGCGGCCGCGTTCGTCGATCAGCTGCTCGAGTACGAGGACCTCCACGAGCAGGTCAAGGCGATGATCGGCACCGAGCTGATCCCACAGATGGTCGTGCGGCTCGGCTACACGCCGCCGCTCGAGCGCGTGGCGCCGCGGCGCGACCTCGCCGACGTGTTCGAGGAGCACGACTGA
- a CDS encoding DUF362 domain-containing protein, giving the protein MAKAKVAILRTTPATVLADYHRAMNLAGYQDVIAKDADTALKVNISWHFFYPASSTTPWQLEGVIRAMKQDGYDPDLIHACHNRTVVIDAHLGERENKQLDVVEAHGLRNVHLYEGEEWINVRDAVGDLTKDFLCLNEVYPKGFSIPKRFIGENIIHLPTVKTHVFTTTTGAMKNAFGGLLNEHRHWTHPVIHETLVDLLMIQQKIHKGVFAVMDGTFAGDGPGPRCMVPHVKNVILASADQVAIDAVAAKLMGFDPLKDIKFVRLAHERGLGCGDVREIELVGDLDAAAENWHFEGPFKKMTFASNMQHKIYWGPLKKPIEWSLKTWLAPWAYVASVAYHDLYWYPFTGEKRIRAVLESDWGRLFANWGKVAADAAGRGYPDVGAASPELTRIGLSHFREGLRLIAMAVAESPEVQARQRHRRDH; this is encoded by the coding sequence ATGGCCAAGGCCAAGGTCGCCATCCTCCGCACCACTCCCGCCACCGTCCTCGCGGACTACCACCGGGCGATGAACCTGGCCGGGTACCAGGACGTCATCGCCAAGGACGCGGACACCGCGCTCAAGGTGAACATCAGCTGGCACTTCTTCTACCCGGCGTCGTCGACGACGCCGTGGCAGCTCGAGGGCGTCATCCGGGCGATGAAGCAGGACGGGTACGACCCCGACCTGATCCACGCCTGCCACAACCGCACGGTCGTGATCGACGCGCACCTCGGCGAGCGCGAGAACAAGCAGCTCGACGTGGTCGAGGCCCACGGGCTGCGCAACGTCCACCTCTACGAGGGCGAGGAGTGGATCAACGTCCGCGACGCGGTCGGCGACCTGACCAAGGACTTCCTGTGCCTCAACGAGGTCTACCCGAAGGGCTTCTCGATCCCGAAGCGCTTCATCGGCGAGAACATCATCCACCTGCCGACCGTGAAGACCCACGTCTTCACGACCACGACCGGCGCGATGAAGAACGCGTTCGGCGGGCTGCTCAACGAGCACCGGCACTGGACCCACCCGGTCATCCACGAGACCCTGGTCGACCTGCTGATGATCCAGCAGAAGATCCACAAGGGCGTGTTCGCGGTGATGGACGGGACCTTCGCCGGCGACGGCCCCGGGCCGCGCTGCATGGTGCCCCACGTCAAGAACGTGATCCTGGCGTCGGCCGATCAGGTCGCGATCGACGCGGTCGCGGCCAAGCTGATGGGCTTCGATCCGCTCAAGGACATCAAGTTCGTGCGGCTGGCCCACGAGCGCGGCCTCGGCTGCGGCGACGTGCGCGAGATCGAGCTGGTGGGGGATCTCGACGCCGCGGCCGAGAACTGGCACTTCGAGGGCCCGTTCAAGAAGATGACGTTCGCCTCGAACATGCAGCACAAGATCTACTGGGGCCCGCTCAAGAAGCCGATCGAGTGGTCGCTCAAGACCTGGCTGGCGCCGTGGGCGTACGTGGCCTCGGTCGCCTACCACGACCTGTACTGGTACCCGTTCACGGGCGAGAAGCGGATCCGGGCGGTGCTCGAGAGCGACTGGGGCCGGCTGTTCGCAAACTGGGGCAAGGTCGCGGCCGACGCCGCCGGCCGCGGCTACCCCGACGTCGGCGCGGCCAGCCCGGAGCTGACGCGCATCGGCCTGAGCCACTTCCGGGAGGGCCTGCGTCTGATCGCCATGGCCGTGGCCGAGTCGCCCGAGGTGCAGGCGCGCCAGCGCCACCGCCGCGACCACTGA
- a CDS encoding LysR family transcriptional regulator → MDPLSQDQLAAFAAVVRTGSFTAAARALHLTQPALSRRIAGLELRLATALVVRGPRQLTLTDAGQRLLGFVQAQRALEDELLAELAPSGDAHRGTIRIAGLSSVVPDVIVPALAPFLHAHPGVQLELRHVDDDDRAATVARGAADFAVSYDEPAHASLVRVAVGVEEYVVIERARGPARPDVFLDTSPADRATEWFFGNQPARARPRRWQRSFLDDEAGILLGVACGLGRAVKARHTIPTGAPVRIDPRFATVTRPVFLYHRPQRYYGRLHTEVAALLERELRARLRPRAT, encoded by the coding sequence ATGGATCCGCTGTCGCAAGATCAGCTGGCCGCGTTCGCCGCGGTCGTGCGCACCGGCAGCTTCACCGCCGCGGCGCGCGCGCTGCACCTGACCCAGCCGGCGCTGTCGCGGCGGATCGCCGGGCTCGAGCTGCGCCTGGCCACCGCGCTGGTGGTGCGCGGGCCGCGCCAGCTGACGCTGACCGACGCCGGTCAGCGCCTGCTCGGGTTCGTCCAGGCCCAGCGCGCCCTCGAGGACGAGCTCCTGGCCGAGCTGGCGCCCAGCGGCGACGCGCACCGCGGCACGATCCGGATCGCCGGGCTGTCGTCGGTCGTGCCCGACGTGATCGTGCCGGCGCTGGCGCCGTTCCTCCACGCCCACCCCGGCGTCCAGCTCGAGCTGCGCCACGTCGACGACGACGATCGCGCCGCCACCGTGGCCCGCGGCGCCGCCGACTTCGCGGTGTCGTACGACGAGCCGGCCCACGCCAGCCTGGTGCGGGTCGCGGTCGGCGTCGAGGAGTACGTCGTCATCGAGCGCGCGCGCGGCCCGGCCCGGCCCGACGTGTTCCTCGACACCAGCCCGGCCGATCGCGCGACCGAGTGGTTCTTCGGCAACCAGCCAGCCCGGGCCCGGCCGCGCCGCTGGCAGCGGTCGTTCCTCGACGACGAGGCCGGCATCCTGCTCGGCGTGGCCTGCGGCCTCGGCCGCGCGGTCAAGGCCCGGCACACGATCCCGACCGGCGCCCCGGTCCGGATCGATCCGCGGTTCGCGACCGTGACCCGGCCGGTGTTCCTGTACCACCGGCCGCAGCGGTACTACGGCCGGCTGCACACCGAGGTCGCGGCGCTGCTCGAGCGCGAGCTCCGGGCCCGGCTGCGGCCGCGCGCGACCTGA
- a CDS encoding carboxypeptidase regulatory-like domain-containing protein: MVVAIVLLGGGRGHKGQQRRDGDGEHDPWAEAGAQQGPRRPLPNLANLPGALGLSMRKGGPPVTITGVVRLAPGGTPVADAEVAFMSDSGENTAMSDGSGRYEIKVASGIRWKVHARSEKAVGYPEAIEPAQDMVRDLEVHPTSIVKGRVIDPRGAAVPGATVAIEVAAADRGLLEAAMPLSTIADDAGRFELVSVPGDLTVRGLRGLAQGVAIVTALAPGDRIEVAITLNDPVTVNGRVVDGDGQPVAGAKILAAATISPGGPTDRLQFESDADGAFTARTPAGWLRLEARKDGDLSPAIAQWYNSGETRALVLTIAPPVALRGKVIAADGTPVVGARVRLSATAVYDTTSLGDGSFEVGAPAGQPYLVKVKHSDGYLERTVATWNGDETFVMRRFGALTVTVPTHQGEVAVTIDSFVPTGERSPRAPGERQFRGNGGQVTLTSLEPGVYDLTVAAAGAGATHLPRVVIDDGATRTVEVALAAPVPVRGVVKTGAQPVGGAQVTIAGRTTFSDAKGRWVIPDVAAGPAAIVVVKTGFGTAWASTTAAADGRPVEIELRPVDGAGQVDGIGIVVAPAPSGALVTAVLPGSPAEGKLVVGDVITEVDGADVATAAMDDIIARLRGSAGSSVSITVTRGADGATVDMVRRRLVVPVGTGAVAARAAAGGARC; the protein is encoded by the coding sequence GTGGTCGTCGCCATCGTCCTGCTCGGTGGCGGTCGAGGCCACAAGGGCCAGCAGCGGCGCGACGGCGACGGCGAGCACGACCCCTGGGCCGAGGCCGGCGCGCAGCAGGGGCCACGCCGCCCGCTGCCCAACCTGGCGAACCTCCCGGGCGCGCTGGGTCTGTCGATGCGCAAGGGTGGCCCACCGGTGACGATCACCGGCGTCGTCCGCCTGGCGCCGGGCGGCACGCCGGTTGCTGATGCCGAGGTCGCGTTCATGAGCGACTCCGGCGAGAACACTGCGATGTCCGACGGTTCGGGTCGCTACGAGATCAAGGTCGCCTCAGGGATCCGTTGGAAAGTGCACGCCCGGAGCGAAAAAGCTGTCGGGTACCCCGAGGCGATCGAGCCCGCGCAGGACATGGTCCGCGACCTCGAGGTCCACCCGACGTCGATCGTGAAGGGGCGCGTGATCGACCCCCGCGGCGCCGCGGTGCCCGGCGCCACGGTCGCGATCGAGGTCGCGGCGGCCGATCGCGGCCTGCTCGAGGCGGCGATGCCGCTGTCGACGATCGCCGACGACGCCGGCCGGTTCGAGCTGGTGTCGGTGCCCGGCGACCTGACGGTGCGCGGGCTGCGCGGCCTGGCCCAGGGCGTGGCCATCGTGACGGCGCTGGCCCCGGGCGATCGGATCGAGGTCGCGATCACGCTCAACGATCCGGTCACGGTCAACGGCCGCGTCGTCGACGGCGACGGCCAGCCCGTGGCCGGCGCGAAGATCCTGGCGGCGGCGACGATCTCACCCGGCGGCCCCACCGATCGGCTGCAGTTCGAGAGCGACGCTGACGGCGCCTTCACCGCGCGCACGCCGGCCGGCTGGCTGCGGCTCGAGGCCCGCAAGGACGGCGATCTCTCGCCGGCGATCGCGCAGTGGTACAACTCCGGCGAGACCCGCGCGCTGGTGCTGACGATCGCGCCGCCGGTGGCGCTGCGCGGCAAGGTGATCGCCGCCGACGGCACGCCGGTGGTCGGCGCCCGGGTGCGCCTGAGCGCGACCGCGGTCTACGACACCACCTCGCTGGGCGACGGCAGCTTCGAGGTCGGCGCGCCCGCGGGCCAGCCGTACCTGGTCAAGGTCAAGCACTCCGACGGCTACCTCGAGCGCACGGTCGCGACGTGGAACGGCGACGAGACCTTCGTCATGCGCCGGTTCGGGGCGCTGACCGTGACCGTGCCCACGCACCAGGGCGAGGTCGCCGTCACGATCGACAGCTTCGTGCCGACCGGCGAGCGCAGCCCGCGCGCGCCGGGCGAGCGGCAGTTCCGCGGCAACGGCGGCCAGGTCACGCTGACCAGCCTCGAACCCGGCGTCTACGACCTCACCGTCGCCGCCGCCGGCGCCGGCGCGACGCACCTGCCGCGGGTCGTGATCGACGACGGCGCGACCCGCACCGTCGAGGTCGCGCTGGCGGCGCCAGTGCCGGTGCGCGGCGTGGTCAAGACCGGCGCCCAGCCGGTCGGCGGCGCCCAGGTCACGATCGCCGGGCGCACGACGTTCTCCGACGCCAAGGGCCGCTGGGTCATCCCCGACGTCGCCGCCGGCCCGGCCGCGATCGTCGTCGTCAAGACCGGCTTTGGCACCGCGTGGGCCAGCACCACCGCCGCGGCCGACGGCCGTCCGGTCGAGATCGAGCTGCGGCCGGTCGACGGCGCCGGGCAGGTCGACGGCATCGGCATCGTCGTGGCGCCGGCGCCCAGCGGCGCGCTCGTGACGGCCGTGCTGCCCGGCAGCCCGGCCGAGGGCAAGCTCGTGGTCGGCGACGTGATCACCGAGGTCGACGGCGCCGACGTCGCGACCGCGGCCATGGACGACATCATCGCGCGGCTGCGCGGGTCGGCCGGCTCGTCGGTGTCGATCACCGTCACGCGCGGCGCCGACGGCGCCACGGTCGACATGGTCCGGCGGCGGCTGGTGGTCCCGGTCGGCACCGGCGCGGTGGCGGCGCGGGCCGCCGCGGGAGGTGCCCGGTGCTGA
- a CDS encoding DoxX family protein → MVGAGANHFIAPATYVGMMPSALPAHLALVYVSGVAEIAGGLGLILPATRRLAAWGLVALLLAVFPANVNMAINHLPLGARAVPTWALWARLPLQALLIAWAWWYTRPAPAR, encoded by the coding sequence ATGGTCGGGGCCGGCGCCAACCACTTCATCGCGCCCGCGACCTACGTCGGGATGATGCCGTCGGCGCTGCCGGCGCACCTCGCGCTGGTCTACGTCTCGGGCGTGGCCGAGATCGCGGGCGGGCTCGGGCTCATCCTGCCGGCCACCCGACGCCTGGCCGCGTGGGGCCTGGTGGCGCTCCTGCTCGCGGTGTTCCCGGCCAACGTCAACATGGCGATCAACCACCTGCCGCTGGGCGCGCGCGCGGTCCCGACCTGGGCGCTGTGGGCCCGGCTGCCGCTGCAGGCGCTGCTGATCGCGTGGGCCTGGTGGTACACGCGCCCGGCGCCGGCGCGCTGA